In Cytobacillus oceanisediminis, the following proteins share a genomic window:
- a CDS encoding LTA synthase family protein — MKLFKKLSPIWFAVIFIWIKTVIVSFIGFNLHPENWTDILFMLLSPIGAIMAILGVNIYFKRKVKPAAIFATMVILTGILFGDLLYYRFYTDFVTVPILFQFKNVGGIGPSTLELISPWDLLLFADLAIFWLFYIKRKSVHEQITAKSKRFYTAVSVLFVFMTIILGMVKVPHLFSESYNRQQLVKHIGLYQYHLYDIGIAASYPLNRAFASPSDAEASAEYVQFQEDKPSDYFGAAKGMNVVLISMESTQNFVINQKVNGQEITPFLNSLIEDSFYFSGVYDQTAQGKTSDSEFMIDTGLYPLSSGSAFVRKTENAYRSLPHILSDEEYYSAVFHGNDASFWNREAMYDSLGYNRYFSKADYLVTEENSVNYGIKDISFFQQSIQHLEKLQKPFYARFITLTNHFPFLLEEEDQFIPEASTSEMVVNRYVTTVRYQDEAIKTFFQDLKASGLYENTMFVLYGDHYGISDKYEHGVLELLGQEDTIVNRMQLQSVPLIIHVPGVEGKTFSNIGGEVDIRATILHLLGISSEDNFSFGQNLFTRDPNHPVIFRDGSFMARDYFYKAGKCFKSESEEETDINSCEPLMDISRKELGLSDDIVHGDLMRFME; from the coding sequence ATGAAGTTATTTAAAAAGCTTTCACCCATTTGGTTTGCCGTCATTTTTATCTGGATAAAAACGGTCATTGTATCCTTTATCGGATTTAATCTGCATCCGGAGAACTGGACTGATATTTTATTTATGCTTTTAAGCCCGATTGGGGCCATAATGGCCATTCTTGGGGTTAATATATATTTTAAGCGAAAGGTGAAACCGGCAGCCATTTTTGCAACGATGGTGATTTTGACAGGCATTCTTTTTGGGGATTTGCTTTATTATCGTTTTTATACTGATTTTGTAACCGTTCCGATCCTTTTTCAGTTTAAAAATGTCGGAGGGATTGGACCGAGTACACTTGAATTGATTAGCCCATGGGATCTTCTGTTATTTGCTGATCTGGCTATTTTTTGGCTTTTCTATATAAAACGGAAATCAGTGCATGAGCAAATTACAGCTAAATCCAAAAGATTTTACACGGCTGTCAGTGTGTTATTTGTATTCATGACCATCATTCTCGGCATGGTGAAAGTGCCTCATTTATTTTCGGAATCATACAATCGCCAGCAGCTTGTTAAGCATATTGGCTTGTATCAGTATCATCTCTATGATATTGGCATCGCCGCATCATACCCGCTCAATCGCGCTTTTGCCAGTCCATCTGACGCAGAAGCCTCAGCGGAGTATGTCCAATTTCAAGAAGATAAGCCATCAGATTACTTTGGTGCGGCAAAAGGAATGAATGTCGTTCTGATCAGTATGGAGTCCACACAGAATTTTGTTATCAACCAGAAGGTGAATGGCCAGGAAATAACGCCATTCCTTAATTCATTGATTGAAGACAGCTTTTATTTCAGCGGGGTCTATGATCAGACAGCACAGGGGAAAACGTCCGACTCGGAATTCATGATCGATACAGGCCTTTATCCATTATCCAGCGGATCTGCATTTGTCAGAAAAACGGAGAACGCTTATCGAAGCTTGCCGCATATTCTATCTGATGAGGAGTATTACTCAGCCGTTTTCCATGGGAATGATGCTTCGTTCTGGAATCGGGAGGCCATGTATGATTCTCTGGGGTATAATCGTTATTTTTCAAAAGCAGATTATTTGGTCACAGAAGAGAACTCAGTGAACTACGGCATAAAGGATATCTCATTCTTCCAGCAATCCATACAGCATCTGGAAAAACTGCAGAAGCCTTTCTATGCCAGGTTTATCACACTGACAAACCACTTCCCATTTTTGCTGGAGGAGGAAGATCAGTTCATTCCTGAAGCCAGCACGAGTGAAATGGTCGTCAATCGCTATGTGACCACCGTTAGATATCAGGATGAAGCCATTAAAACATTCTTCCAGGACTTAAAAGCAAGCGGACTCTATGAAAATACAATGTTTGTATTGTACGGCGACCATTATGGCATCTCGGACAAATACGAACATGGCGTTCTGGAGCTGCTGGGGCAGGAAGATACCATTGTTAACCGCATGCAGCTGCAGAGTGTGCCGCTGATTATTCATGTGCCGGGAGTGGAAGGCAAAACGTTTTCGAACATTGGCGGGGAAGTCGATATTAGGGCAACGATCCTTCATCTGCTCGGAATTAGTTCTGAGGATAACTTCAGCTTCGGGCAAAACCTTTTTACAAGGGATCCCAATCATCCAGTTATTTTCCGGGATGGAAGCTTTATGGCTAGAGACTATTTTTACAAAGCGGGTAAATGCTTCAAAAGCGAATCGGAAGAAGAAACAGACATCAATAGCTGTGAACCATTAATGGATATCTCGAGAAAAGAGCTTGGGTTGTCTGATGATATTGTGCATGGGGATTTGATGAGGTTTATGGAATAA